A window of Variovorax paradoxus genomic DNA:
GCCATTTGGTTATCAGCATGAAAATTTGTGATTCTTCGCCACGGCGCTTTGCCTGAATACTCCGCCGCGAAGGGGCCGGTCCGACCCCCCGCAACCTGTTCGTGGAGTGACATTAGATGAGCGAAGCCGCATTGCCCGCAAGCCCGATCCGGGGCTCCTCACCAACCGCCACGGCGCAAGGCAAGGGAAAGCAGAGCCAGTTCCGCCTGATCGCCGCCTGCTCGCTGGGCAATGCGCTGGAGATGTACGACTTCACCGTCTACAGCTTCTTCGCGCTGCTGATCGGCAAGCTGTTCTTCCCCTCCGACAGCCCCTACGGCTCGCTGCTGCTGGCGGTGGCCACCTTCGGCATCGGCTTCGTGATGCGCCCGCTGGGCGGCGTGATCATCGGCAACTACGCCGACCGCAAGGGCCGCAAGGCCGCGATGACGCTGACCATCGGCCTCATGGTGCTCGGCACGCTGTGCATCGCGCTGGCGCCCAGCTATGCGTCGGCCGGCGTGTTCGGCTCGCTGATGATCGTGGCGGGCCGGCTGCTGCAGGGCTTTTCGCTCGGCGGTGAAGTGGGCGCGGCCACCTCGATGCTGATGGAGGCCGGCGGCGTGAAGGGCCGGGGCTTCCGCGTGAGCTGGCAGCTCGCGAGCCAGGGCGTGTCGGCGCTGCTGGGCGCGCTCACCGGCGCGGCGCTTTATGCGGCACTGCCGCAGGCTTCGCTCGAAAGCTGGGGCTGGCGCCTGCCGTTCCTGCTCGGCCTGCTGATCGCGCCGGTGGGCCTGTACATACGCTCGCAGCTGGAGGAAACGCACGTTGCCGAAAGCCACGAGTCCAGCCCCATCGGCCGGCTGCTGCGCAACCACGGCGGCCTGGTGCTCAAGGGCATCCTGGCCACCACGGCGGGCACGGCGACGATGTACCTGGTGGTGTTCTTCATGCCCACCTACATGATCCGCGTGCTGCACATGCCGCCGTCGCTGTCGCTGCTGTCTGGCTGCGTCACCGGCATCACGCTGTTCCTGGTGTCGCTGGTGGCGGGGCGGCTGGCCGACCGGTTGCCGGCGCGCAAGCCGCTGGTCATCGGCTCGCTGCTGTTCAGCGTGGTCGCGGTGTACCCCGCGTTCTGGCTGATCAGCCACTACCCGAGCGTGCCGCTGGTGCTGGGCCTGTCGGCGCTGCTCACGGCGAGCGTGAACATCGGCACGACGCCGATGTTCCTGATGCTGCTGGAGATGCTGCCGACCGGCGTGCGCGCCAGCGGCATCTCGGTGGTCTACAGCATCGGCGTGACGGTGTTCGGCGGCTCTTCCCAGTTCATCGTGACCTGGCTGCTCGCGAGCACCGGCAACCCGATGTCGCCGGCCTTCTACATGATGGCCTGCGGGCTGCTGAGCCTCGGCGCGCTGCTGAGCCTGCGCGAGCACAAGGCCGATTGACTCTCCCCCACGAACAACGACCTTTTTCAAATGACACGAGAACTCAGCCCCCAGACCACCAAGCTGCTGTCCCGGCTGCTGCCGCAGGCCGACATCGACACCCAGGCCTTCGTCGACATCCGCCGCCGGATCCACGCCAATCCGGAGCTGGGCTTCGAGGTGAGCGCCACCAGCGAGCTGGTGGCCAACCTGCTGCGCAGCTGGGGCTACGAGGTGCACACCGGCATTGGCAAGACCGGCATCGTGGCGCAGCTCAGGCTCGGCAGCGGCACGCGCCGGCTGGGCATCCGCGCCGACATGGACGCGCTGCCCATCGTCGAGGCCACGGGCCTGCCGTATGCGAGCCGCAACCCCGGCCGCATGCACGCCTGCGGCCACGACGGCCACACGGCCATCCTGCTGGCCGCGGCCAAGGCGCTGGCGGCGGCGCGCAGCTTCGACGGCACGCTAAACCTGATCTTCCAGCCCGACGAGGAAAACCTCTGCGGCGCGCGCGCGATGATCGAGGACGGCCTGTTCGAGCGCTTCCCCTGCGATGCGGTCTATGCGCTGCACAACGCGCCCGGCGTGCCGGTGGGCACGGTGCTGGCGGTGGAAGGGCCGGTCACGCTGTCGTCCGACGTGGCCGACGTCACCATCAAGGGCGTGGGCGGGCACGGCGCCATGCCGCACCGCGCGCGTGACCCGGTGGCCGCCGCGGCCGCCGTTGTGACGGCGCTGCAGACAGTGGTGGCGCGCAACGTGGCGCCCGACGACACGGCGGTGGTGTCGGTCGGCTTCATCCGCGGCGGCGCCACGCACAACGTGATTCCGCAGTCGGTATCGCTGGGCCTGAACGTGCGCGCGGCCCGGCCCGAGACGCGCGCGCTGGTCGAACAGCGCATCCGCGAGATCGTGAGCCTTACCGCGCAGGCGCACGGCGTGGAGGCCGAGATCGACTACCGCCAGCTGGTGCCGCCGGTGGTCAACACCGCGGCCGAGACACGGCTGATGGCGCAGGTGTGCACCGAGATCGTGGGCGAGGCGAACGTGCTCACGCAGGTGCCGCGCGGCTTCGCGGGCAGCGAGGACTTCGCCTGGATGCTCGCCGCGCTGCCGGGCTGCTACTTCATGCTCGGCAACGGGGAGGGCGAGTTCGGGGGCTGCATGGTGCACAACCCCGGGTACGACTTCAACGACCAGGTGCTGCCGTTGGGAGCCGCCTGCTGGGTCCGCCTCGCGCAGACTTACCTGGTCGCCTGAGCTTCCCGCACCGCGTCAGAAAGGCGCGTCTTCTTCCTCTGCGGCGTCGGCCGGTGTCGTCGTGGTGGGCGCTGCCGGTGCTGCGCCAGCAGCAGGCTTCACCGTGTCGTCCGGCGGCGCTGCCGAGAACGCGGCTTCGCCGCCCAGCGCGTCGAGCAGCGCCGGCACCAGTTGGCCCAGCTCGCCCGTGGCGATGGCCACGTCGGCGTCGTAGTTGTCTTCCTTCTTGCCACCGGCCGCGCCATCGCCCGTGCCTTCCAGGAAGGTGATCTTGCGGATCAGCAGGCCGTGCGTGAGCTCGAAGGACACGCGGTCGTCCCAGGTCAGCGCGAGCCGCGTCGGGCGCTTGCCGTCGGTGATGTGCTGCTTGACTTCGTCGATGTCCAGCGGGTGCTTGGCATAGCGCACCACGGCCTTGGAGTCGTCGGAGGCCTTGAGCTCGCACTCGCGGTCGATGGTGAAGCCGGCTGGCGGCTCCTGCGTCAGCAGCCAGTTGGCCATGGCCGCGGCCGGCTCGATCTGCGTGTTGATGAGTGCCACCGCGAAGCCGTCGAGCGACTTCACCAGGCTGGTGACGACTTCGTCCGCGCGCGAGGCATTGCCGCTGTTGATGACCAGGCGGTTCTCCGCCTTGTCGATCCACACGGCCACGCGCGCGCTGCGGGTGAAGGCCATCGGCAGCAGCTCGAGCGTGATGTCTTCCTTCAGCTCTTTCTTTTCCTTCTTGCCGGGCTTGCGGCCGGTGGTGGCCTCGATGTTGGCGCAGCGCTCGTCGAGCTTGCGGCGCACCACGGAGCCGGGCACCTGCTTGCTCTCGATCATGTATTCGACCAGCCACTGGCCGTCGATGGATTCGACCAGCGGGCCGTTGGCTTCGCCGCGGGGTTCGACCCAGCCTGCGGACTTTTCCTGCGAGGGGCCGCAGGGCACGAAGCGCTGCTTGCCGAGCCCTTCTTCCGCCTCGGCCAGTGTTTGGGACCAGGCAGGTTCGATGCGATAGACGATGACGTTCTTGAATACGGACACGGAAACCCTTTTTTCCACTGGTTTGGACAACCGGCCATTGTCGGGCACCCCGTTCCGGGGCCGGCCGTAAAATCGAAAGCTTTTGCGACTTCCCCCATCGCTCCCAAAGGAATCAGGAAATGAGCTCGATCCCCCCCTCGCTGGACGACCGTGACGGCAAGATCTGGATGGATGGCGAACTCGTGGACTGGCGCGACGCCAAGATCCACGTGCTGAGCCACACGCTGCACTACGGCTGCGGCGCCTTCGAGGGCGTGCGCGCCTACAAGACGGCGGACGGCGGCACGGCCATCTTCCGCCTGGCCGAGCACACCGAGCGCCTGTTCAACAGCGCAAAAATCCTGCGCATGAAGATCCCGTTCACGCAGGAACAGCTGAACGAGGCCCAGAAACAGGTGGTGCGCGAGAACAAGCTCGAGAGCTGCTACCTGCGCCCCCTCATCTGGATCGGCTCCGAGAAGCTGGGCGTGAGCCCCAAGGGCAACAAGATCCACGCCATGGTCGCGGCCTGGTCCTGGGGCGCCTACCTGGGCGAAGAGGGCATGAAGCGCGGCATTCGCGTGAAGACCTCCAGCTACACCCGCCACCACGTCAACATCACGATGACGCAGGCCAAGACGGTGAGCAACTACACCAACTCGATCCTGGCCAACATGGAAGCCCTGGACGACGGCTACGACGAAGCGCTGCTGCTCGACGCGAGCGGCTTCGTGTCGGAAGGCGCGGGCGAGAACATCTTCGTGGTCAAGGGCGGCGTGGTCTACACGCCCGACCTGTCGGCCGGCGCGCTCAACGGCATCACCCGCAACACCATCCTGCACGTGTGCAAGGACCTGGGCCTGGAGCTGGTGCAAAAGCGCATCACGCGCGACGAGGTCTACATTGCCGACGAGGCCTTCTTCACCGGCACCGCCGCTGAAGTCACGCCCATCCGCGAACTCGACCGCGTCGAGATCGGCAACCGCGGCGACGGCGGCGCCCGTGGCCCGATCACCGAGAAAATCCAGGCTGCCTTCTTCGACATCGTGAACGGCAAGAACCCCAAATACGCCCACTGGCTCACGAAAGTCTGAAAGAAACCATGTCCACCAATGCAGTCGTCGAACTCCTGGCCAAGGAACTCAACCATCAAGGCGGTGTGTTCTGCCCCAGCCCCAAGGCCGACATGAAGCTCTGGAACAGCCACCCGAAGGTCTACCTCGACGTGGCGCGCACCGGCGAAGCCAAGTGCCCTTACTGCGGCACGCTGTACCGGCTGAAGGCCGGCGAAACGGTGTCGGCGCGGCACTGACGCTTGCGCGGAGCCGCCGCACGGCGCGCCGGCTCCGGCCTGCTGACTCTCCGGTTTGAACCGCGGGTGTTCCCGCCTTCGAACTACGGATCTCGGTGATGGTGCCCTGCGGGACCCGTTTCTAGCATCGACCCACTGGCGTTCAGACCAGGTGAGGAGTCGATTGTGGGGATCAGATCTTTCAGATTTGCCGCTGGCACGCTCGTGCTCGCGTTGGGCCTTTCGGCTTGCGGAGGCGGTGGTGGCGGCGGCGGCGGTAGCGGCTTCAGCCTGCTTCCTTCCGGTGGTGGCACCCCCACCACGCCGCCTGCGG
This region includes:
- a CDS encoding MFS transporter encodes the protein MSEAALPASPIRGSSPTATAQGKGKQSQFRLIAACSLGNALEMYDFTVYSFFALLIGKLFFPSDSPYGSLLLAVATFGIGFVMRPLGGVIIGNYADRKGRKAAMTLTIGLMVLGTLCIALAPSYASAGVFGSLMIVAGRLLQGFSLGGEVGAATSMLMEAGGVKGRGFRVSWQLASQGVSALLGALTGAALYAALPQASLESWGWRLPFLLGLLIAPVGLYIRSQLEETHVAESHESSPIGRLLRNHGGLVLKGILATTAGTATMYLVVFFMPTYMIRVLHMPPSLSLLSGCVTGITLFLVSLVAGRLADRLPARKPLVIGSLLFSVVAVYPAFWLISHYPSVPLVLGLSALLTASVNIGTTPMFLMLLEMLPTGVRASGISVVYSIGVTVFGGSSQFIVTWLLASTGNPMSPAFYMMACGLLSLGALLSLREHKAD
- a CDS encoding M20 aminoacylase family protein → MTRELSPQTTKLLSRLLPQADIDTQAFVDIRRRIHANPELGFEVSATSELVANLLRSWGYEVHTGIGKTGIVAQLRLGSGTRRLGIRADMDALPIVEATGLPYASRNPGRMHACGHDGHTAILLAAAKALAAARSFDGTLNLIFQPDEENLCGARAMIEDGLFERFPCDAVYALHNAPGVPVGTVLAVEGPVTLSSDVADVTIKGVGGHGAMPHRARDPVAAAAAVVTALQTVVARNVAPDDTAVVSVGFIRGGATHNVIPQSVSLGLNVRAARPETRALVEQRIREIVSLTAQAHGVEAEIDYRQLVPPVVNTAAETRLMAQVCTEIVGEANVLTQVPRGFAGSEDFAWMLAALPGCYFMLGNGEGEFGGCMVHNPGYDFNDQVLPLGAACWVRLAQTYLVA
- a CDS encoding recombination-associated protein RdgC, coding for MSVFKNVIVYRIEPAWSQTLAEAEEGLGKQRFVPCGPSQEKSAGWVEPRGEANGPLVESIDGQWLVEYMIESKQVPGSVVRRKLDERCANIEATTGRKPGKKEKKELKEDITLELLPMAFTRSARVAVWIDKAENRLVINSGNASRADEVVTSLVKSLDGFAVALINTQIEPAAAMANWLLTQEPPAGFTIDRECELKASDDSKAVVRYAKHPLDIDEVKQHITDGKRPTRLALTWDDRVSFELTHGLLIRKITFLEGTGDGAAGGKKEDNYDADVAIATGELGQLVPALLDALGGEAAFSAAPPDDTVKPAAGAAPAAPTTTTPADAAEEEDAPF
- a CDS encoding branched-chain amino acid transaminase, whose amino-acid sequence is MSSIPPSLDDRDGKIWMDGELVDWRDAKIHVLSHTLHYGCGAFEGVRAYKTADGGTAIFRLAEHTERLFNSAKILRMKIPFTQEQLNEAQKQVVRENKLESCYLRPLIWIGSEKLGVSPKGNKIHAMVAAWSWGAYLGEEGMKRGIRVKTSSYTRHHVNITMTQAKTVSNYTNSILANMEALDDGYDEALLLDASGFVSEGAGENIFVVKGGVVYTPDLSAGALNGITRNTILHVCKDLGLELVQKRITRDEVYIADEAFFTGTAAEVTPIRELDRVEIGNRGDGGARGPITEKIQAAFFDIVNGKNPKYAHWLTKV
- a CDS encoding zinc-finger domain-containing protein, producing MSTNAVVELLAKELNHQGGVFCPSPKADMKLWNSHPKVYLDVARTGEAKCPYCGTLYRLKAGETVSARH